The following proteins are co-located in the Abditibacteriaceae bacterium genome:
- a CDS encoding MFS transporter: protein MKSITPTTRDYLAVSVYWLAVAFFWGALLFVVMQARVQSLVEAEFPNGTKAFLESRIAQQLSWLIGAGALVAAVTQIVAGALSDASSSRRGKRKPFLIFGTLAASVGIAAFPFAQSYWQIFALFVWIQLFLNIATGPFHAIMPDTIPATHHGAASAWIGLWRLLGSTGGMVAGALLMRFSWGLSVLTVAFLVLLNGFMLLTVLLARETNTQQDTSRRAALAAIAPRALWEILRTEQPFAWLLLSRFFIMCGIYTMMPFLQYYLINVFGLSRDEAFKQQALLALIVNFTGALGTVPAGRAGDRMPKKNVVAVACAICVAGGLGFALSGKVGIAAISAGVFGLGYGAFQAIDWAFACNVLPKGKAGQSAGIWSLADTVPQFIAPVLGGLFASRAIASLGAANGYRAVMLLTVVWFLCGVALVFKVKEKQLESEASSA from the coding sequence ATGAAATCTATAACCCCGACAACACGCGATTATCTGGCGGTTTCCGTATATTGGTTGGCCGTTGCGTTCTTCTGGGGCGCGCTGCTTTTCGTCGTGATGCAGGCTCGCGTGCAAAGTCTGGTGGAAGCCGAATTCCCGAACGGCACCAAAGCCTTTCTGGAATCTCGCATCGCGCAGCAACTCAGCTGGCTTATTGGCGCGGGGGCTCTTGTTGCGGCAGTCACGCAAATCGTGGCGGGCGCGCTTTCCGATGCGTCTTCGTCGCGGCGCGGCAAGCGCAAGCCGTTTCTCATTTTCGGCACGCTCGCGGCTTCGGTTGGTATCGCGGCTTTTCCCTTCGCACAGTCCTACTGGCAAATCTTCGCGCTCTTCGTCTGGATTCAGCTTTTTCTCAATATAGCCACCGGCCCGTTTCACGCGATCATGCCCGACACAATTCCGGCGACGCATCACGGCGCGGCGTCGGCGTGGATTGGCTTGTGGCGGTTGCTCGGCAGCACGGGCGGCATGGTCGCGGGCGCACTGCTAATGCGCTTCAGTTGGGGGCTTTCCGTTCTGACGGTTGCTTTTTTGGTGCTGCTGAATGGCTTCATGCTGCTCACGGTTTTGCTGGCGCGCGAAACCAACACGCAGCAAGATACCTCGCGCCGCGCCGCGCTCGCCGCGATTGCACCGCGCGCGTTGTGGGAAATTTTGCGGACCGAACAGCCGTTTGCGTGGCTCTTGCTATCGCGTTTCTTCATCATGTGCGGCATCTACACCATGATGCCGTTTCTGCAATATTACCTGATCAATGTCTTCGGCCTTTCGCGCGACGAAGCGTTTAAGCAGCAAGCGCTTCTCGCGCTCATCGTGAACTTTACCGGCGCTCTGGGAACAGTCCCCGCCGGACGCGCCGGCGACCGCATGCCCAAGAAAAATGTGGTTGCTGTTGCCTGCGCGATTTGTGTTGCGGGCGGCTTGGGTTTCGCGTTGTCGGGCAAAGTTGGTATCGCAGCGATTTCGGCGGGTGTGTTTGGTTTAGGCTACGGTGCGTTTCAAGCGATTGACTGGGCGTTTGCTTGTAATGTCTTGCCCAAGGGCAAAGCAGGCCAGAGCGCGGGCATCTGGAGCCTTGCCGACACGGTTCCGCAATTCATTGCGCCGGTCTTGGGCGGCCTCTTTGCGTCACGGGCGATTGCCTCGCTGGGCGCGGCCAACGGCTACCGCGCAGTGATGTTATTGACAGTGGTGTGGTTTCTGTGCGGCGTCGCGCTTGTGTTCAAAGTGAAAGAAAAGCAGTTAGAATCTGAAGCATCCAGCGCATGA
- a CDS encoding sugar phosphate isomerase/epimerase → MSRPPIAVQLYTLRDLTSKDMAGTLARVAELGYEGIEFAGYGNLEIEAAQRAAKEAGLKVVGNHVGFDALRNNFNKVIDDSLLLDNKYLVCPSLPGEQRTKEGYAAFGKELEEMGARANSAGMTLCYHNHDFEFEQFDGEYGLDLLYANSQPQLVQAEIDTFWVKKGGADPATYIRQYSGRVPLLHIKDMGADGGFAEVGNGSLDWPSIFAAAEEAGVTAYIVEQDTCPGDPMDSIRQSIENLKNMGKLA, encoded by the coding sequence ATGTCACGTCCTCCTATCGCTGTGCAGCTTTATACGCTGCGCGACCTCACCTCGAAAGATATGGCCGGAACGCTCGCGCGCGTCGCCGAGCTTGGTTACGAAGGCATCGAGTTCGCCGGTTACGGCAACCTGGAAATCGAAGCCGCCCAGCGCGCCGCTAAAGAAGCGGGCCTGAAAGTTGTCGGCAATCACGTCGGTTTCGATGCGCTTCGCAACAATTTCAATAAAGTCATCGATGACAGCTTGCTGCTCGATAACAAATATCTGGTTTGTCCGTCGCTGCCCGGCGAGCAGCGGACCAAAGAAGGATACGCTGCCTTTGGTAAAGAACTGGAAGAAATGGGCGCGCGCGCGAATTCAGCGGGCATGACGCTTTGCTACCACAACCACGATTTTGAATTCGAGCAGTTCGATGGAGAATACGGCCTCGATTTGCTTTACGCGAACTCGCAGCCACAGTTGGTGCAGGCAGAAATCGACACGTTCTGGGTGAAGAAAGGCGGCGCTGATCCCGCCACTTACATTCGCCAATACAGCGGTCGCGTGCCATTGTTGCACATCAAAGACATGGGCGCTGACGGTGGCTTTGCTGAAGTCGGCAATGGCAGCCTCGATTGGCCCAGCATCTTCGCCGCAGCCGAAGAAGCAGGCGTCACGGCTTACATCGTCGAGCAGGACACTTGCCCCGGCGATCCGATGGACAGCATTCGCCAGAGCATCGAGAACCTGAAGAACATGGGCAAGCTTGCTTAA
- a CDS encoding metallophosphoesterase, producing MPNFKPLAAALSLPLAYSFLEPHRIHTREYDVALRDLPPDAEGLRVVQLSDLHISAISSAALLRRIVAMTNDLDADVVVLTGDFVSRRNSYLPLSGARIWAKDILHYAAQMSAELKSLRARDGIFATLGNHDVANDNGDAISGYLVAAGIEVLNNAKTHVRGLAICGIDDLRAGRPDFNKTFEGVVPEEAQLILSHNPRTLPLLDHRNALVLAGHTHAGQVHLPFTNFRRRPADMEFSPYFQGWYCAGRAQMYVNSGLGSVHFPMRFRCPPEIAVFTLKRA from the coding sequence ATGCCGAATTTTAAACCTCTCGCCGCCGCTTTGAGCCTGCCACTCGCGTACTCGTTTCTGGAGCCGCATCGCATTCATACTCGCGAATACGATGTGGCGTTGCGCGATTTGCCGCCCGATGCGGAAGGCTTGCGCGTCGTGCAGCTTTCCGACCTTCACATTTCCGCGATTTCTTCCGCTGCTTTGCTGCGCCGCATCGTTGCGATGACCAACGATTTAGACGCTGATGTCGTTGTCCTGACCGGCGATTTCGTGTCGCGGCGCAATTCGTATCTGCCGCTTTCGGGCGCGCGCATCTGGGCGAAAGACATTTTGCACTACGCCGCGCAGATGAGCGCTGAATTAAAGAGCCTGCGCGCCCGCGACGGCATTTTTGCCACGCTTGGCAATCACGATGTGGCGAACGACAACGGCGATGCTATTTCGGGCTACCTTGTCGCAGCCGGAATTGAAGTCTTAAACAACGCAAAGACACACGTTCGCGGACTCGCGATTTGTGGAATCGACGATTTGCGCGCCGGTCGCCCCGATTTTAACAAGACCTTTGAAGGCGTCGTTCCCGAAGAAGCGCAACTGATTCTGTCGCATAATCCGCGTACTCTGCCGTTGCTGGATCATCGCAATGCGCTCGTGCTTGCGGGGCATACGCACGCGGGGCAAGTGCATTTGCCCTTTACAAATTTTCGCCGCCGACCGGCGGATATGGAATTCTCGCCGTATTTTCAAGGCTGGTACTGCGCCGGACGCGCGCAGATGTATGTGAACTCGGGTCTGGGAAGCGTGCATTTCCCGATGCGCTTCCGCTGTCCGCCCGAAATCGCGGTGTTTACTCTTAAGCGCGCATAA
- the tgt gene encoding tRNA guanosine(34) transglycosylase Tgt produces MKFQVIARKGNARAGILELPHGTIETPIFMPVGTLGSVKTTLPDEVENLGAQIILNNAFHLYLRPGTDVVKAAGGVHKFQNWKRPILTDSGGFQVFSLAKLRKITDEGVHFQSPIDGSKHFFSPESVIEIEEALGPDIAMILDDVIALPAEKEAVAKAMRRSVAWAKRAAAHRKREDQAVFGIVQGGLHEDLRRESAESTVEIGFDGYAIGGLSVGEPPEEMYPVIEKVAPYLPENQPRYLMGVGTPRDLREAVARGVDMFDCVLPTRLARHDTAITSEGNLNLKKAIFKFDFGPLQEGCECPACRNFSRAYIYHLCKSKEIAGARLLTLHNLHFYIQLMRDLRRDIIENGEPVAAETLSFSR; encoded by the coding sequence ATGAAATTTCAAGTTATTGCCCGCAAGGGAAACGCGCGTGCGGGAATTCTGGAATTGCCGCATGGCACTATCGAAACGCCGATTTTTATGCCCGTCGGCACGTTGGGCAGCGTCAAAACGACGCTGCCCGATGAAGTCGAAAATCTCGGCGCGCAGATTATTCTTAACAACGCATTTCATTTGTATCTGCGGCCCGGAACCGATGTGGTGAAGGCCGCGGGCGGAGTCCACAAGTTTCAAAACTGGAAGCGCCCGATTCTCACCGACAGCGGCGGTTTTCAGGTTTTTTCGCTTGCGAAGCTGCGTAAAATCACCGACGAAGGCGTGCATTTCCAATCGCCAATTGATGGCTCGAAGCATTTCTTCTCGCCGGAAAGCGTGATTGAAATTGAGGAAGCGCTCGGCCCCGACATCGCGATGATTCTCGACGATGTGATTGCACTGCCCGCGGAAAAAGAAGCGGTCGCCAAAGCGATGCGCCGCAGCGTCGCGTGGGCGAAGCGGGCGGCGGCGCATCGTAAACGCGAAGATCAGGCAGTTTTTGGCATCGTGCAGGGCGGCCTGCACGAAGATTTGCGCCGCGAAAGCGCGGAAAGTACGGTCGAAATTGGCTTCGATGGCTACGCGATTGGCGGCCTCAGCGTCGGTGAACCGCCGGAAGAAATGTATCCGGTGATTGAAAAGGTCGCGCCGTATTTGCCGGAAAATCAGCCGCGTTACTTGATGGGCGTCGGGACGCCGCGCGATTTGCGCGAAGCCGTGGCGCGTGGCGTCGATATGTTCGACTGCGTGTTGCCCACGCGGTTGGCGCGGCACGATACGGCTATTACATCAGAAGGCAATCTCAACTTGAAGAAGGCGATTTTTAAGTTCGATTTCGGGCCCTTGCAGGAAGGCTGCGAATGTCCGGCGTGCCGCAATTTCTCGCGGGCCTACATTTATCATTTGTGCAAAAGCAAGGAAATCGCGGGAGCGCGCTTGCTCACGCTGCACAATCTGCATTTTTATATTCAATTGATGCGCGATTTACGGCGCGACATCATCGAAAATGGCGAGCCGGTAGCGGCGGAAACCCTCTCATTTTCGCGTTGA
- a CDS encoding WD40 repeat domain-containing protein, which produces MKRFFALALVLASLAPLQAQPPVGPSPQWTVKEGNPATIEEPTDWSGYLSGTAFSPDGALLAVTGTRWEDGNTPRQGLVMLSDARTGAFRGELREHTNAVQNLAFSPDGKLLATQSQDGALFIWDVAARTVLYRLSRGTQTRTMEESLLASRLQIGAWSPDGKTFAAYELKLDVTAKPPTFGHAIKFFDVASGKVQRALAPRPGLVMTSAWTADSKNFVTALNFFQDGKMSGSAIEVLDRQTGEIVRRVAQSPEEQSVSALNHDATRALITHSVSDANGRSAATEIASLRDVTNDQTLWTKTVPTGTLRRAQFSRDGGMFVAGNADGEITLRDTATGEIRQTLPAVGCSAIERVALSPDARRIASVEEGLSSVRLWKLDEALPVPRYASQTVLREIHNLRALDWSGDTVRAISENSTEEKDLRVGQDIQIDTWSLTTSTVERRAIPEKHLLSAGEVSPDGNSLAVQLGTQPEPATFHGVGVGIYDLREGKLLRVLPGVGSSHLVWAPDGKTVASVAYDSAITLWDAETGERGKVLATTATTAAWSLDGKTIASGGNDGTIEIFDALSGAKLHDFDVEGAVRMLCFSPDSKTLAVGKTEQQDTEFASSLVELRDALTGEAGRTFVTQPALQAVLWTPDGSAIAASSLPNYNRTANGQLHVWDVATGEERIAIDDRCGIGQFVFSSDGKRIATHSWNRVRVWELK; this is translated from the coding sequence ATGAAAAGATTTTTTGCGCTCGCGCTGGTGCTGGCCTCCCTCGCGCCGTTACAGGCCCAGCCGCCGGTTGGGCCTTCGCCACAGTGGACTGTCAAAGAAGGCAACCCGGCCACGATTGAAGAACCAACGGACTGGAGCGGCTACCTTTCGGGAACCGCTTTTTCGCCCGACGGTGCGTTGCTCGCAGTAACCGGCACGCGCTGGGAAGATGGAAACACACCGCGCCAGGGTTTGGTGATGCTATCGGACGCGCGAACGGGCGCTTTTCGCGGCGAGTTGCGAGAACATACCAATGCAGTGCAGAACCTCGCCTTTTCGCCTGATGGAAAACTGCTGGCGACACAAAGTCAGGACGGCGCTCTTTTTATCTGGGATGTTGCAGCTCGAACCGTTTTGTATCGCTTGAGCAGGGGAACGCAAACGCGCACTATGGAGGAAAGTCTGCTTGCCTCGCGTTTGCAGATCGGCGCGTGGTCGCCCGACGGCAAAACCTTCGCCGCGTATGAGCTCAAGCTCGACGTGACCGCCAAACCGCCCACCTTTGGCCACGCCATCAAGTTTTTTGATGTAGCAAGCGGGAAAGTGCAGCGCGCACTTGCCCCACGCCCCGGTTTGGTTATGACATCCGCGTGGACAGCCGACAGTAAAAACTTCGTCACGGCACTCAACTTCTTTCAGGATGGAAAGATGTCTGGTAGCGCCATTGAAGTTCTCGACAGGCAAACCGGCGAAATCGTGCGCCGCGTCGCGCAAAGCCCTGAAGAACAATCCGTTTCTGCGCTGAACCACGATGCCACACGCGCGCTGATTACTCACTCGGTGAGCGACGCGAACGGCAGAAGTGCGGCAACCGAAATCGCTTCTCTGCGAGATGTAACGAACGACCAGACTCTATGGACGAAAACCGTCCCGACCGGCACGCTGCGACGCGCCCAGTTTTCGCGCGACGGCGGGATGTTTGTCGCAGGAAATGCGGACGGCGAAATCACTCTCCGCGACACGGCAACAGGTGAGATTCGCCAGACCTTGCCCGCTGTCGGATGCAGCGCGATTGAACGCGTGGCGCTTTCGCCCGACGCGCGCCGCATCGCGAGCGTGGAGGAAGGCTTGTCTTCGGTCCGTTTGTGGAAGCTCGACGAGGCGCTGCCCGTTCCGCGTTACGCCTCACAGACCGTTCTGCGCGAAATTCATAACTTGCGCGCGCTCGATTGGAGCGGCGATACGGTGCGCGCAATTTCGGAAAACAGCACCGAAGAAAAAGATTTGCGCGTAGGACAAGACATTCAAATCGACACCTGGAGTCTCACAACGAGTACGGTCGAAAGAAGAGCTATTCCTGAAAAACACTTACTGAGCGCGGGAGAAGTTTCGCCCGACGGCAACTCGCTGGCGGTTCAACTCGGCACGCAGCCAGAGCCCGCGACTTTTCACGGCGTCGGCGTCGGGATTTATGATTTGCGCGAAGGCAAACTGCTTCGCGTGCTGCCTGGTGTCGGTAGTTCGCATCTCGTCTGGGCGCCCGATGGAAAAACAGTCGCGTCTGTCGCTTACGACAGCGCCATCACTTTATGGGACGCTGAAACCGGCGAGCGAGGAAAAGTTCTCGCCACCACAGCAACGACAGCAGCCTGGTCGCTCGATGGAAAAACAATCGCCAGCGGTGGCAACGACGGTACCATCGAGATTTTTGATGCGCTGAGCGGCGCAAAGCTGCACGACTTTGACGTCGAAGGAGCCGTCCGCATGCTTTGCTTTTCACCCGATAGCAAGACCCTCGCGGTAGGTAAAACCGAGCAGCAAGATACCGAATTCGCCAGTTCATTAGTTGAACTTCGTGACGCATTGACAGGCGAAGCAGGAAGAACGTTCGTCACTCAACCCGCGTTGCAAGCTGTGCTCTGGACACCCGATGGAAGCGCAATCGCCGCATCGAGTCTTCCCAACTACAATCGCACGGCCAACGGCCAGCTGCACGTGTGGGATGTTGCAACTGGTGAAGAACGCATTGCCATCGACGACCGTTGTGGAATCGGTCAGTTCGTCTTTTCTTCCGATGGCAAGCGCATCGCGACGCATAGTTGGAACCGCGTGCGCGTATGGGAGTTAAAGTAA
- the ftsZ gene encoding cell division protein FtsZ, which yields MALGRAGGYANIKVIGVGGGGSNAVNRMIETGLSGVEFITVNTDKQALDLAGSEKRIQIGTTVTQGLGAGGNPEVGHRSAEESRDEIADSVAKSDLVFITAGMGGGTGTGAAPVIADIAKSSGALTIAIITKPFSFEGNTRKNNAEVGVEKLRNAVDAFIVIPNEKLLEHLQKSTTMRQAFGKADDILRQGVQGISDLITVPGEINLDFNDVKSVLQNAGTAVMGIGIGQGDNRSADAANEAIASPLLEQSIIGARKLLVNVTAGDDLAIGEVQDIVRIIRETADVDEANVFLGLAFNPLMEGEVRVTVVATGFDKAPAASAQQASPGSFGMAPLTGQSAYNPPAAPQRATPKLNSDDIDIDVPSFLRRSS from the coding sequence ATGGCACTTGGACGCGCGGGCGGATACGCCAATATTAAAGTCATCGGCGTTGGCGGCGGTGGCAGCAACGCGGTAAATCGAATGATCGAAACCGGACTTTCCGGCGTCGAATTCATCACCGTTAATACAGATAAGCAAGCTCTCGATTTGGCTGGAAGCGAAAAGCGCATCCAAATCGGCACCACAGTGACCCAGGGTCTGGGCGCTGGCGGCAACCCTGAAGTTGGTCATCGCAGCGCGGAAGAATCGCGCGACGAAATCGCCGATTCGGTGGCCAAGAGCGATTTGGTCTTTATTACCGCTGGAATGGGCGGCGGAACCGGCACCGGCGCGGCTCCAGTTATCGCGGACATCGCCAAAAGTTCGGGCGCGTTGACGATTGCCATCATCACCAAGCCGTTCTCGTTTGAAGGCAACACCCGCAAGAACAACGCGGAAGTTGGCGTTGAGAAATTGCGTAACGCTGTTGATGCGTTTATTGTGATTCCCAACGAGAAATTGCTGGAGCATCTGCAGAAAAGCACCACGATGCGTCAGGCATTCGGCAAAGCCGACGACATTTTGCGCCAGGGCGTGCAGGGCATCTCCGACCTGATTACGGTTCCCGGCGAAATCAACCTCGACTTCAACGACGTGAAATCGGTGCTGCAGAACGCCGGCACCGCCGTCATGGGCATTGGCATCGGACAAGGCGACAACCGCAGCGCCGACGCCGCCAACGAAGCGATTGCTTCGCCGCTTTTGGAACAAAGCATCATCGGTGCGCGCAAACTGCTTGTCAACGTCACCGCTGGCGACGACCTCGCGATTGGCGAAGTGCAGGACATCGTTCGCATCATCCGCGAAACCGCTGATGTCGATGAGGCTAACGTCTTCCTCGGTCTTGCCTTCAACCCGCTGATGGAAGGCGAAGTGCGCGTGACTGTTGTTGCTACCGGCTTTGATAAGGCGCCCGCAGCTTCGGCACAGCAGGCTTCGCCCGGTTCGTTCGGCATGGCCCCACTCACTGGACAGAGCGCTTACAATCCGCCGGCAGCCCCGCAGCGCGCGACACCCAAGCTCAATTCGGATGACATCGATATCGATGTTCCCAGCTTCCTGCGCCGCAGTTCGTAA
- a CDS encoding glutaredoxin family protein — MKPIVYGSSWCGWTRRAISHLDELEVEYDYIEVDSDPEAEALIASWNGGRAIRPTIAIGDDHWVNPTFDELDSELQTRGLLPA; from the coding sequence ATGAAACCTATTGTTTACGGCTCATCGTGGTGCGGCTGGACACGGCGCGCGATTTCGCATCTGGACGAACTGGAAGTCGAATACGACTATATCGAAGTTGACAGCGATCCTGAAGCCGAAGCGCTCATCGCCAGCTGGAACGGTGGCCGCGCGATTCGCCCGACTATCGCCATCGGCGACGATCATTGGGTCAACCCGACCTTCGACGAACTCGATTCGGAACTGCAAACGCGCGGATTGCTTCCCGCGTAA
- the dcd gene encoding dCTP deaminase → MVLSDVDVRKALESGEISVSPAPDLDVQLGACSLDLRLGSEFRVFERARTAFIDPRGVIDWDSFTSVVTVPDDQPFIMHPQELVLASTIENISIPDNILGRLEGRSSLGRLGIIVHGTAPLFYPGFQGCAVMELGNIGPMPVALYPGMRICSFTFERLSSPSSKPYRGKYAGQSGPVGSKLQRDDEMKTS, encoded by the coding sequence ATGGTACTTTCTGATGTCGATGTAAGAAAAGCGCTGGAATCGGGTGAAATCTCGGTTTCTCCAGCCCCTGATTTAGATGTTCAACTGGGCGCGTGTTCGCTCGACTTGCGGCTTGGTTCGGAATTTCGCGTTTTCGAGCGCGCACGCACCGCGTTTATTGATCCGCGTGGTGTTATCGACTGGGATTCGTTTACCTCGGTCGTTACCGTTCCCGACGACCAGCCGTTTATCATGCACCCGCAGGAATTGGTGCTTGCTTCGACCATCGAAAACATCTCGATTCCCGATAACATTCTGGGCCGGTTAGAAGGCCGCTCCAGTCTGGGCCGGTTGGGAATTATCGTTCATGGGACGGCGCCGCTGTTTTATCCGGGCTTTCAGGGCTGCGCCGTGATGGAATTAGGTAACATCGGCCCGATGCCGGTTGCTCTTTATCCTGGAATGCGGATTTGCTCGTTTACCTTCGAGCGGCTTTCGTCGCCATCGAGCAAGCCGTATCGCGGAAAATACGCCGGACAAAGCGGGCCTGTCGGCTCGAAACTTCAACGCGACGATGAAATGAAAACGTCGTAA
- a CDS encoding YcxB family protein has translation MEITYRLTPDAISALETFHEKRRFGFLRYVLFAAMGAAGILSLYLQRMQIERDFSRRPGPTPNMPPFPIMIGLFFGFVALVLWTRRRQRAALAIEPIFVEPHTLRIEPDGIHVRNALGDFHHYWRAIREIAHDDKYLYLWTDKDAALVVPKTAFNGDDEYQQFFAKLNAFQKTAQTN, from the coding sequence ATGGAGATTACCTATCGACTGACACCGGACGCGATTAGCGCGCTGGAAACCTTTCACGAGAAGCGGCGTTTCGGCTTCTTGCGCTACGTTCTGTTCGCCGCAATGGGGGCCGCGGGAATATTGTCGCTCTACTTGCAGCGCATGCAAATAGAGCGAGATTTCTCTCGTCGCCCCGGCCCGACGCCAAATATGCCGCCGTTCCCGATCATGATCGGGCTGTTTTTCGGATTTGTCGCCTTAGTGCTCTGGACCAGGCGCCGTCAACGTGCGGCTCTGGCGATCGAACCTATATTCGTCGAGCCGCATACGTTGCGTATCGAACCTGATGGCATTCATGTTCGGAACGCGCTGGGCGATTTTCATCATTACTGGAGGGCGATTCGCGAAATCGCACACGACGACAAGTATCTTTATCTATGGACCGACAAAGATGCCGCGCTGGTCGTGCCGAAAACTGCATTCAACGGCGATGATGAATATCAGCAATTCTTTGCGAAGTTGAATGCCTTTCAAAAGACCGCGCAGACAAACTAA
- a CDS encoding gamma-glutamyl-gamma-aminobutyrate hydrolase family protein (Members of this family of hydrolases with an active site Cys residue belong to MEROPS family C26.), translating to MKRTNKPLIGITFGHREWPDDEDNVWRMKQYILAIEEAGGEAEPLFLPDLKEIPQRAKEVAAHYDGLMLSGGADLPPEMYGEEELNGARINLINLDRPEYELALLDEFVALDKPILGICYGCQLMNVWRGGTLIQDVPLQFPGAIEHVTGTHMVHIMPKTHLFRIFGEAEFEVVTSHHQAIKTLGEGGVTAAYAPDRLAESVEFNADHWCVGVQWHPERSRESAASQRLFKAFLKAC from the coding sequence ATGAAACGAACAAACAAGCCGCTGATTGGCATTACATTCGGGCATCGCGAGTGGCCCGACGACGAAGACAATGTGTGGCGGATGAAGCAATACATCCTCGCGATTGAAGAAGCGGGCGGGGAAGCCGAGCCACTCTTTTTGCCGGATTTGAAAGAGATCCCGCAGCGCGCAAAAGAAGTCGCGGCACATTACGATGGCTTAATGCTTTCAGGCGGCGCCGATTTGCCACCAGAGATGTACGGCGAAGAAGAACTAAACGGCGCGAGAATTAACCTGATAAATCTCGACCGGCCCGAATACGAACTGGCGTTGCTCGATGAGTTCGTGGCGCTCGACAAGCCGATTCTGGGCATTTGCTATGGCTGTCAGCTGATGAACGTGTGGCGTGGCGGCACCTTGATTCAGGACGTGCCCTTGCAGTTTCCGGGCGCCATCGAACACGTGACGGGAACCCACATGGTTCATATCATGCCGAAGACGCATTTGTTCCGCATCTTTGGCGAGGCCGAATTTGAAGTCGTGACCAGCCATCATCAGGCGATTAAGACGTTGGGCGAAGGCGGCGTAACGGCGGCGTATGCGCCGGACAGATTAGCCGAATCGGTGGAATTCAATGCCGATCACTGGTGCGTCGGTGTGCAGTGGCATCCTGAACGCTCGCGCGAAAGTGCGGCGTCGCAGCGATTGTTTAAAGCGTTTCTGAAAGCGTGCTAA